Proteins encoded within one genomic window of Natronocella acetinitrilica:
- a CDS encoding tetratricopeptide repeat protein, which translates to MSASIAPAITPYWHRMPSFFAWPLRRPALDLLLITVALGVVPALTGSGLIAFGCALAMLFLLCKYGYESLQTTAAGDDEPPALSDALSGEGYVLPLKQFGVLIALMFMVIVAWQLGGAWLGVPAIFAITLLFPATVILLAMERSFLTAVNPMRLMALATAIGWPYLGLFGLLLCIQIATGTSLALVEMLMPGESGLAVNIATGTFLGNYFWLMAFHMMGYVVYQYHDRLGYSAIDPQEEGFESELGLFHELMEQQNHAAALAELRRVIDLYPDEPSLRRRLLQLARLSGDSATLIREGKPAIGASIRAGRLGEATEIYLDCIAAKADFQPADVDQHEPLARELRSRGLTRDAMALLNGLHQRYPDSPHIPRAYLLAARIFLDDLGKPDQAGKILHFIGKRFPDNDYQPEIESLLRSVARAKNQG; encoded by the coding sequence ATGTCCGCAAGTATTGCGCCCGCCATTACCCCTTACTGGCATCGGATGCCGTCGTTCTTCGCCTGGCCGCTGCGTCGTCCGGCGCTGGATCTGCTGTTGATTACCGTGGCCCTGGGTGTCGTGCCCGCACTCACGGGGTCGGGCCTGATCGCCTTCGGCTGCGCCCTGGCCATGCTGTTCCTGCTCTGCAAGTATGGCTACGAGAGCCTGCAGACCACCGCCGCGGGTGACGACGAGCCGCCGGCGTTGTCGGATGCGCTAAGTGGTGAGGGTTACGTGCTGCCGTTGAAGCAGTTCGGGGTGCTGATCGCACTCATGTTCATGGTGATCGTGGCCTGGCAGCTCGGCGGGGCCTGGCTGGGGGTGCCGGCCATCTTCGCCATCACCCTGCTGTTTCCGGCCACCGTGATCCTGCTAGCTATGGAGCGTAGCTTTCTGACCGCCGTGAACCCGATGCGGCTGATGGCGTTGGCCACCGCCATTGGTTGGCCCTACCTTGGCCTGTTCGGCCTGTTGCTCTGCATCCAGATCGCCACCGGTACCAGCCTCGCCCTAGTGGAGATGCTCATGCCGGGCGAGTCCGGCCTTGCCGTCAACATCGCCACCGGCACGTTTCTTGGCAATTACTTCTGGCTGATGGCCTTCCACATGATGGGTTACGTGGTTTACCAGTACCACGATCGGCTGGGTTACAGCGCTATCGATCCCCAGGAGGAAGGCTTCGAGAGCGAGCTGGGTCTGTTCCACGAGCTGATGGAGCAGCAGAATCACGCCGCCGCCCTGGCGGAGCTGAGGCGGGTGATCGATCTGTATCCGGATGAGCCCTCGCTGCGGCGACGGCTCTTGCAACTGGCCCGCCTGAGTGGTGATTCCGCAACGCTCATTCGTGAAGGGAAGCCGGCTATCGGCGCCAGCATCCGGGCGGGCCGGCTCGGCGAAGCCACCGAGATCTACCTGGATTGCATTGCCGCGAAGGCGGATTTCCAGCCTGCCGATGTGGATCAGCACGAGCCGCTGGCCCGGGAGTTGCGCAGCCGTGGGCTTACCCGGGACGCGATGGCCCTGCTCAACGGCTTGCATCAGCGCTATCCCGACAGCCCGCACATACCGAGAGCCTATCTGCTTGCCGCCCGCATTTTCCTGGACGATCTGGGCAAGCCCGACCAGGCCGGGAAAATCCTGCATTTCATTGGCAAGCGTTTTCCGGACAACGACTACCAGCCCGAAATAGAGTCCCTGCTACGGAGCGTGGCGCGCGCGAAGAATCAGGGCTAG
- a CDS encoding contractile injection system protein, VgrG/Pvc8 family gives MPAIDARGTTTIVARVGDVPVTDIYALATAEVLSGLPLYRIDGTMARAFDASPWLGEIATITLTGPDGISRVLGGRVVEMLDREPVGTGRQRIVLWVEPGLTLLGLRQRTRILRDLSVPDLVGLVIAEHGGLDVRVRWSLRGDYPVRPWTVQAEESDLAFVTRLLARAGIQWCCGVDEHGEWLHCFDDPAAADVLDRGTVPVRPDSGQSDAALVHGALQSCRFFTDAEDGAYPIPQRAVRPDPKGRNRRNDPAWAPAGQPAVFGSPEADPFEYRPKGPLVPADHLRSSGSQRILDGALADLAPGRRLEIEGETHGYCIVQSALRVVLPHPHAGEPPSGLWVTAQGAPLSSSIRSEAAPQPERAMLIPARVEAHGRYAELDAAGRYRLRAGFDRARRAQADASPPLPRLTPHASPSRRGQPPAGWHFPLTDGAEVLLSCMNNDADQPYVVGYAPNAQAPGPVTSKNPSEHRILTPAGNALTLDDRRRAERITLNTLNGETILTMQAHPDNPMVRVAASLGGLQLQAGGNARWAAGATHQRRVGASETETVQGQHTTETKTGRLHRQAATGHSLRAAKGINAKAQGDIQLNSGQEMRLTANGDCRMRVTGDFTSRIENGNLILQAHGPLAIRGNGGGDMTVHQNGGGWTIKRDGSVRLFGHNVTFRSQQGVTFNGKLLFNVPGAHRPDEPVPAAPKAPAAVARITAPDEPGVTALRWGDRQLALESDVADTQLPTVFTVQQLETGEPVDVRVLRVLGQDSATLGEVTHSLDCGNGVETAYCPLSTLSRPGAAELVIAAGRPTEHLRFTVTARGQESAPSHDLALTRDLDIALLTNDGHPLEADVDLTLIDAGGRSHSAVVSNGEAQFQSVPIGRFQVHGTWESTGEGLAITRINGCDCPPGTAPWLRESDLGSIATELSITVLPPAILLSLRDEAANGKPALLPEHTIAAMQRNGNNATLFIHGYNVPLGAYGPGVLGVSAQSAGTDSAAACLGVGETVPVPMPVYRDAAALQRAYPDACPGLDRPEPGSAEARLPEDNQLNGSEAHGWLLTMEYQLNRAAGFDGIDHSKYTRIVGVTWSGDLGATRFWEGELSANLAGRRLLPVLQQLSEAGIQVNLISHSLGARVALTALNLRAELGAPPIRQLILWQPAVSQSSLAPAPADAPSLGHEHFPAAHRGVERILVLHSRRDGVLGASPRGQETGQASTFPVAQDDVTDESQRTRPSDAVVDPKDNVLGLAHGLYERKYWLNGSLRRWLMSRHPQVNPNNPGGSEADLRLFERLVWPQIEQEAKALNRIPAESLLTGQARLPDLLLPWAMHGRFDDELLAHIRANLHEGIRQNWLVGLPVEPALGWQWDEAAMRRHAPLGDMLDQGSLEEVDQTDVLFSHSGMRYPSRRLFEEIYRDRIMRALLDYSGFGGYR, from the coding sequence ATGCCTGCCATTGACGCACGCGGCACAACCACCATCGTCGCCCGGGTGGGCGATGTGCCGGTGACCGACATCTACGCGCTTGCCACCGCCGAGGTGCTGAGCGGCCTGCCGCTCTACCGCATCGACGGCACCATGGCCCGCGCCTTCGATGCCTCCCCCTGGCTGGGGGAGATCGCCACCATCACCCTCACCGGACCGGACGGCATCAGCCGTGTACTCGGTGGCCGGGTGGTGGAGATGCTCGACCGCGAGCCCGTGGGCACCGGGCGCCAGCGCATCGTGCTCTGGGTGGAACCCGGCCTCACCCTGCTTGGCCTGCGACAGCGCACCCGCATCCTGCGGGATCTGAGCGTCCCCGACCTGGTGGGCCTGGTGATCGCCGAGCACGGCGGGCTGGATGTACGCGTGCGCTGGAGCCTCCGGGGCGACTACCCCGTCAGGCCCTGGACGGTGCAGGCCGAGGAGAGCGATCTCGCCTTTGTCACCCGCCTGCTCGCCCGTGCCGGCATCCAGTGGTGCTGCGGGGTGGACGAGCATGGCGAGTGGCTGCACTGCTTCGATGACCCGGCCGCCGCTGATGTGCTTGATCGCGGCACCGTGCCGGTGCGACCGGACAGCGGCCAGAGCGATGCGGCTCTGGTGCATGGCGCGCTGCAAAGCTGCCGGTTCTTTACCGATGCCGAGGACGGCGCCTACCCCATCCCCCAGCGCGCAGTGCGTCCCGACCCGAAGGGGCGTAACCGCCGGAACGACCCGGCATGGGCACCGGCGGGACAGCCGGCGGTGTTCGGTTCACCGGAGGCAGACCCCTTTGAATACAGGCCCAAAGGGCCCCTGGTCCCCGCTGATCACCTGCGCTCCAGCGGCAGTCAACGTATTCTCGATGGCGCGCTCGCCGACCTCGCCCCCGGGCGGCGGCTTGAAATCGAAGGCGAGACCCACGGCTACTGCATCGTGCAGAGCGCGCTGCGCGTGGTGCTCCCCCACCCCCACGCCGGCGAGCCCCCCAGTGGCCTCTGGGTCACCGCCCAGGGGGCGCCACTCTCGTCCAGCATCCGCAGCGAGGCCGCACCCCAGCCCGAGCGCGCCATGCTGATCCCCGCCCGGGTAGAGGCCCATGGCCGCTACGCCGAGCTGGATGCCGCCGGGCGCTACCGCCTGCGGGCGGGCTTTGACCGTGCCCGCCGGGCACAGGCCGATGCCTCGCCACCGCTGCCCCGGTTGACCCCCCACGCCAGCCCGTCCCGACGCGGCCAGCCCCCGGCAGGCTGGCACTTCCCGCTCACCGACGGTGCCGAGGTGCTGCTCTCCTGCATGAACAACGACGCCGACCAGCCCTATGTGGTCGGCTACGCCCCCAATGCACAGGCCCCCGGCCCGGTCACCAGCAAAAACCCCAGCGAACACCGCATTCTTACCCCCGCCGGCAACGCCCTCACCCTGGATGACCGCCGCCGTGCCGAGCGCATTACGCTGAATACGCTCAACGGCGAGACCATCCTCACCATGCAGGCCCACCCCGACAACCCCATGGTGCGGGTCGCCGCCTCGCTCGGCGGCTTGCAGTTGCAGGCGGGCGGCAATGCGCGCTGGGCGGCAGGCGCCACCCATCAGCGCCGCGTTGGCGCCAGTGAAACCGAGACCGTGCAGGGCCAACACACCACCGAAACGAAAACCGGTCGCCTCCACCGCCAGGCCGCTACCGGCCATAGCCTGCGGGCTGCCAAGGGGATAAACGCCAAGGCCCAGGGTGACATCCAACTGAACAGCGGCCAGGAGATGCGGCTCACCGCCAACGGCGACTGCCGCATGCGGGTGACCGGCGACTTCACCAGCCGCATCGAGAACGGCAACCTCATCCTCCAGGCCCATGGGCCGCTCGCGATCCGCGGTAACGGCGGCGGTGACATGACCGTGCACCAGAACGGCGGCGGCTGGACCATCAAGCGCGACGGCAGCGTGCGGCTCTTTGGCCACAATGTCACCTTCCGCAGCCAGCAGGGTGTCACCTTCAACGGCAAGCTGCTGTTCAACGTCCCCGGAGCACACCGCCCCGACGAGCCCGTACCGGCGGCTCCGAAGGCGCCAGCCGCCGTCGCGCGGATCACCGCACCGGATGAACCGGGGGTTACGGCGTTGCGCTGGGGCGACCGTCAACTGGCACTAGAATCTGACGTCGCTGACACGCAACTTCCCACCGTCTTCACCGTTCAACAACTTGAGACCGGGGAGCCGGTCGACGTCCGCGTCCTACGCGTACTCGGTCAGGACTCCGCGACCCTCGGGGAAGTCACTCACAGTCTCGACTGCGGAAACGGCGTGGAGACGGCCTATTGCCCGCTCTCCACACTCTCGCGCCCGGGAGCAGCAGAGCTGGTCATTGCTGCCGGCCGACCCACCGAACATCTGCGCTTCACCGTAACCGCACGAGGGCAAGAAAGCGCGCCATCCCATGATCTCGCGTTGACCCGCGATCTGGATATCGCGCTGCTTACCAACGACGGACACCCGCTTGAAGCCGATGTCGACCTGACGCTGATAGATGCGGGCGGCAGGAGCCACAGCGCCGTCGTCAGCAACGGAGAAGCGCAGTTCCAATCCGTCCCCATCGGTCGGTTTCAAGTGCACGGCACCTGGGAAAGCACCGGCGAAGGGCTCGCCATCACCCGCATCAACGGTTGCGACTGCCCCCCGGGTACCGCGCCGTGGCTGAGGGAGTCCGATCTCGGCAGCATCGCGACCGAACTCTCCATCACCGTGCTGCCACCGGCAATACTACTCAGTCTCCGCGACGAAGCAGCCAACGGTAAGCCCGCCCTACTCCCTGAGCACACCATCGCGGCCATGCAGCGCAACGGCAATAACGCCACGCTGTTCATCCATGGCTACAACGTGCCCCTGGGGGCCTATGGCCCTGGGGTGCTCGGCGTGAGCGCCCAGTCCGCAGGCACGGATTCAGCGGCAGCCTGCCTTGGCGTCGGCGAAACGGTTCCCGTGCCCATGCCGGTCTACCGCGATGCGGCTGCGCTGCAACGGGCCTACCCCGACGCCTGCCCTGGGCTCGACAGGCCGGAACCGGGCAGCGCCGAGGCACGGCTCCCCGAAGATAACCAGCTCAACGGGAGCGAAGCCCACGGCTGGCTTCTGACAATGGAATATCAGCTCAATCGCGCTGCCGGTTTCGACGGCATCGACCATTCGAAATACACGAGAATCGTGGGCGTGACGTGGAGCGGTGATCTCGGCGCCACACGTTTCTGGGAAGGTGAACTGTCCGCCAACCTGGCCGGCCGACGTTTGCTGCCGGTACTTCAGCAGCTGAGCGAGGCTGGTATTCAGGTCAATCTCATCTCGCACAGTCTCGGTGCGCGGGTAGCGCTCACAGCGCTCAACCTGCGTGCCGAACTCGGCGCGCCACCGATCCGGCAACTCATCCTCTGGCAGCCAGCCGTGTCACAAAGCTCACTCGCACCCGCCCCTGCGGACGCCCCGAGTCTCGGTCATGAGCACTTCCCCGCCGCCCATCGAGGAGTCGAACGCATCCTGGTGCTGCACAGCCGCCGGGATGGCGTTTTGGGAGCAAGCCCAAGGGGTCAAGAGACCGGGCAGGCGTCAACATTCCCGGTAGCCCAAGACGATGTCACCGACGAGTCGCAGCGCACGCGTCCCAGCGACGCCGTGGTCGATCCCAAGGACAACGTCCTTGGATTGGCCCACGGGCTTTACGAGCGGAAATACTGGCTGAACGGTTCCCTGCGCCGATGGCTGATGAGCCGCCATCCGCAGGTCAACCCCAACAACCCGGGCGGCAGCGAGGCCGATTTGCGGCTCTTCGAGCGCCTGGTCTGGCCTCAGATAGAGCAGGAGGCCAAAGCGCTCAACCGCATTCCAGCCGAGTCCCTGCTGACCGGGCAAGCTCGGCTGCCGGATCTTCTGCTCCCCTGGGCCATGCATGGTCGTTTCGATGACGAGTTGCTCGCCCATATTCGCGCCAACCTCCACGAGGGCATCCGGCAGAACTGGCTTGTGGGCCTGCCCGTGGAACCAGCACTTGGCTGGCAGTGGGACGAGGCTGCGATGCGTCGCCATGCGCCACTCGGCGACATGCTTGATCAGGGCTCTCTCGAGGAAGTCGACCAAACCGACGTCCTGTTCAGCCATTCAGGCATGCGCTACCCAAGTAGACGACTGTTCGAGGAGATTTATCGGGATCGCATTATGCGGGCGCTGCTGGATTATTCCGGCTTCGGGGGCTACCGATGA
- a CDS encoding PilZ domain-containing protein produces MSEARRQGREVIDYFVQVLEHDTGHLLGYLVDVTEHGFMLQSHEPLEGDQEQTFRLVLREPLDGADHIEVTARRVWTREKDTAVFVHNGLQFTRLDDETRQRIRSLMERHALEQAGAPAR; encoded by the coding sequence ATGAGTGAAGCACGCCGCCAGGGTCGAGAAGTCATCGATTATTTCGTTCAGGTGCTGGAACACGACACCGGACATCTGCTCGGTTATCTGGTGGATGTCACCGAGCACGGCTTCATGCTGCAGAGCCACGAGCCTCTTGAAGGGGACCAGGAGCAGACATTCCGCCTGGTGCTGCGTGAGCCGCTGGATGGGGCCGACCACATTGAAGTAACCGCCCGACGCGTCTGGACCCGAGAGAAAGACACCGCTGTTTTCGTCCACAACGGGCTGCAGTTCACCCGGCTGGACGATGAAACCCGCCAGCGCATCCGTTCACTGATGGAACGCCACGCACTGGAGCAGGCCGGCGCCCCCGCCCGCTGA
- a CDS encoding DUF411 domain-containing protein: MNKTRALVSPRLLVAAAAVFLAMAAAAWWLMQSSVTAAPVAGIHNEQLQQLAATDRDIKVFKTPSCGCCGAWVEHLEASGFDVEAVNVSQSELNAIKQAAGLDPDLASCHTAFIEGYLVEGHVPASDIRRLVDERPTVAGISVPGMPIGSPGMEMGDRFDPYDVVAFGADGETSVFNRHNQD; the protein is encoded by the coding sequence ATGAACAAGACCCGTGCCCTGGTTTCGCCCAGATTGCTCGTGGCGGCTGCTGCCGTCTTCCTGGCCATGGCGGCTGCGGCCTGGTGGCTGATGCAATCCAGTGTGACCGCAGCGCCCGTGGCCGGTATCCACAATGAGCAGTTGCAGCAGCTTGCCGCCACCGACCGGGATATCAAGGTTTTCAAGACGCCGTCCTGCGGTTGCTGTGGGGCCTGGGTGGAGCACCTGGAGGCGTCCGGATTCGATGTGGAGGCGGTGAACGTGAGTCAGTCGGAACTCAACGCCATCAAGCAGGCTGCGGGGCTGGATCCCGATCTTGCGTCCTGTCATACCGCCTTCATCGAGGGTTATCTGGTGGAAGGGCATGTGCCGGCGTCGGACATCCGCAGGCTGGTGGACGAGCGGCCAACGGTGGCCGGGATCAGCGTGCCGGGAATGCCCATCGGTTCCCCTGGCATGGAAATGGGCGATCGTTTCGATCCCTATGACGTGGTGGCCTTTGGCGCCGATGGCGAGACCTCGGTGTTCAATCGCCACAATCAGGACTAG
- a CDS encoding proteasome-type protease — protein sequence MTYCLAASLNAGLVFASDSRTNAGLDHVNSYRKMHTFFWPGDRILVLLSAGNLATTQAVVAQLDRDAADGEGLRKARHLSEAAAYIGQVSLDMQRRYHAPDAPNPVSMEATFIIGGQIGDAPHGLYLVYPQGNYITCSDEQPFLQIGETKYGKPILDRIIEPGVSLDDAARCALVSIDSTMRSNLSVGPPVDMALYQANSLEQPRIVRYKLNSPYFASIRKQWGEGLRRLFEDLPRFDWEKDKDG from the coding sequence ATGACCTATTGCCTTGCTGCATCCCTGAATGCCGGCCTCGTGTTCGCGTCGGATTCCCGCACCAATGCGGGCCTCGATCACGTGAACAGCTACCGCAAGATGCACACCTTTTTCTGGCCTGGCGATCGCATTCTGGTCCTGCTTAGCGCCGGTAACCTCGCCACCACCCAGGCCGTTGTCGCGCAGCTTGATCGGGATGCCGCAGATGGTGAGGGGCTGCGCAAGGCGCGTCATCTGAGTGAGGCGGCGGCCTATATCGGCCAGGTTAGCCTGGACATGCAGCGGCGTTATCACGCGCCGGACGCGCCCAATCCCGTGTCCATGGAAGCCACCTTCATCATCGGTGGTCAGATCGGCGATGCACCTCATGGCCTGTACCTGGTCTATCCGCAGGGCAACTACATCACCTGTTCCGACGAACAGCCGTTCCTGCAGATCGGCGAGACCAAGTACGGCAAGCCGATCCTCGATCGCATCATCGAACCCGGGGTCTCGCTGGACGATGCTGCACGCTGTGCGCTGGTCTCTATCGATTCCACCATGCGCTCGAACCTGTCCGTTGGACCGCCGGTGGATATGGCCCTGTACCAGGCTAACAGCCTTGAGCAGCCCCGTATCGTCCGCTACAAGCTCAACTCGCCTTATTTCGCCTCGATTCGCAAGCAGTGGGGAGAGGGGCTGCGCCGGCTGTTCGAGGACCTGCCCCGCTTCGATTGGGAAAAGGACAAGGATGGCTGA
- the ettA gene encoding energy-dependent translational throttle protein EttA, producing MAQYIYTMNRVSKIVPPKREILKDISLSFFPGAKIGVLGLNGSGKSTLLRIMAGLDTEIEGEARPQPGTNIGYLPQEPQLDPEKDVRGNVEEGVASIKALLDEFNDVSNQMADPDADFDKLMAKQAELQDKIEAAGAWDLERKLEQAADALRLPPWEADVTKLSGGERRRVALCRLLLSSPDMLLLDEPTNHLDAESVAWLERFLAEFPGTVVAVTHDRYFLDNVAGWILELDRGHGIPWQGNYSSWLEQKEARLEQEKKQQASHNRAIKAELEWVRQNPKGRQAKSKARLARFDELQSREFQKRNETQELYIPPGPRLGDKVAEFHGVSKAFGDVLLYENLDFALPPGGIVGVIGPNGAGKTTLFRLMTGEEKPDAGEVVIGDTVELAYVDQSRDSLNGENTVWQEISDGLDNIQVGSYEVNSRAYVGRFNFKGSDQQKYIGDLSGGERNRVHLAKLLKSGGNTLLLDEPTNDLDVETLRALEEALLTFPGCAVVISHDRWFLDRIATHILAFEGDSQVTFFTGNYSDYEADRKKRLGDEALNPHRIKYKRLAS from the coding sequence ATGGCGCAGTACATCTACACCATGAACCGGGTGAGCAAGATCGTGCCGCCCAAGCGCGAGATCCTCAAGGACATCTCCCTGTCCTTTTTCCCCGGCGCGAAGATCGGCGTACTCGGCCTCAACGGCTCGGGCAAATCCACCCTGTTGCGCATCATGGCGGGGCTGGACACGGAGATCGAGGGCGAGGCCCGACCGCAACCGGGCACCAACATCGGCTACCTGCCCCAGGAACCGCAGCTCGACCCGGAAAAGGACGTGCGCGGTAACGTCGAGGAAGGTGTGGCGTCAATCAAGGCGCTGCTCGATGAATTCAACGACGTCTCCAACCAGATGGCCGACCCGGACGCCGACTTCGACAAACTCATGGCCAAACAGGCCGAGTTGCAGGACAAGATCGAAGCCGCCGGCGCCTGGGACCTGGAGCGCAAGCTGGAGCAGGCCGCCGATGCCCTGCGTCTACCCCCGTGGGAGGCGGACGTGACCAAGCTCTCCGGCGGTGAGCGCCGCCGGGTGGCGCTATGCCGTCTGTTGTTGTCCAGCCCGGACATGCTGCTGCTGGACGAACCCACCAACCATCTCGATGCCGAGAGCGTGGCCTGGCTGGAGCGTTTCCTGGCGGAGTTCCCCGGCACCGTCGTGGCGGTGACTCACGATCGCTACTTCCTCGACAACGTCGCCGGCTGGATTCTCGAACTGGACCGCGGTCACGGTATCCCCTGGCAGGGCAACTACTCCTCCTGGCTTGAGCAGAAGGAAGCCCGGCTCGAGCAGGAGAAGAAGCAGCAGGCATCTCACAACCGCGCCATTAAGGCAGAGCTGGAATGGGTGCGGCAGAACCCCAAGGGGCGTCAGGCCAAGAGCAAGGCACGACTGGCGCGATTCGACGAACTGCAGTCCAGGGAATTCCAGAAACGCAACGAGACCCAGGAACTCTATATCCCGCCGGGTCCGCGACTCGGCGACAAGGTGGCGGAGTTCCACGGCGTGAGCAAGGCGTTCGGCGACGTGCTGCTCTACGAGAACCTGGATTTTGCCCTGCCGCCCGGCGGCATCGTCGGTGTCATCGGCCCCAACGGCGCCGGGAAGACCACTCTATTCCGCCTGATGACCGGCGAGGAGAAGCCCGATGCCGGCGAGGTTGTAATCGGCGACACGGTAGAACTGGCCTACGTGGACCAGAGCCGCGACAGCCTGAATGGCGAAAACACCGTCTGGCAGGAAATCTCCGACGGCCTGGACAACATCCAGGTGGGTAGTTACGAGGTGAACTCCCGGGCCTACGTGGGGCGCTTCAACTTCAAGGGATCGGATCAGCAGAAGTACATCGGTGATCTGTCCGGCGGGGAGCGGAATCGGGTACATCTGGCCAAACTACTGAAATCCGGCGGCAACACCCTGCTGCTCGATGAGCCCACCAACGATCTGGATGTGGAAACCCTGCGGGCGCTGGAGGAGGCGCTGCTGACCTTCCCCGGCTGTGCGGTGGTGATCTCCCACGATCGCTGGTTCCTGGACCGCATCGCAACCCACATCCTCGCCTTCGAGGGCGACAGCCAGGTGACCTTCTTCACCGGCAACTACAGCGACTACGAGGCGGATCGCAAGAAACGCCTCGGTGACGAGGCCCTGAACCCGCATCGCATCAAGTACAAGCGCCTGGCCTCGTAA
- a CDS encoding glyceraldehyde-3-phosphate dehydrogenase: MSQQHDTYLNDWTKRQELAEQMLPMIGKLYRDKGVVLKIYGRSLINCSTIDLLKAHRFVKQYEPEGLSIHNTYPILQHISGMNLSPMRLDLGKLASGYLRDAQKDESIADYVNRKLESVVDGKGTLKLQQGTDVVLYGFGRIGRLLARLLIERTGSGNKMRLRAIVVRKGKGHDIEKRASLLRRDSVHGPFNGTIHVLEDANALIVNGNFIQIIYADAPDTIDYTEYGIDNALIVDNTGKWRDEEGLGLHLKSKGVSKVLLTAPGKGELPNIVYGVNHDAIASDTKIVSAASCTTNAIVPVLKVLNDEFGIEHGHVETVHSYTNDQNLIDNYHPGARRGRSAALNMVLTETGAAKAVAKALPELKGKLTGNAIRVPTPNVSLAVLNLTLGRETSKEAMNDHLREMALNSDLQEQIDFTASTEIVSTDLVGSRHAGVVDSASTIVSGNKCVLYVWYDNEFGYSCQVIRVMQEMAGLHFPQLP; this comes from the coding sequence ATGAGTCAGCAGCACGATACCTATCTCAACGACTGGACCAAACGCCAGGAACTCGCCGAACAGATGTTGCCGATGATCGGCAAGCTCTACCGGGACAAGGGCGTGGTCCTGAAAATCTATGGCCGCTCGCTGATCAACTGCTCGACCATCGACCTGCTCAAGGCCCATCGGTTCGTCAAACAGTACGAGCCCGAAGGCCTGTCAATCCACAACACCTACCCGATTCTGCAGCACATCTCGGGCATGAATCTATCGCCCATGCGGCTCGATCTGGGCAAGCTCGCCAGCGGCTACCTGCGCGACGCCCAGAAGGACGAGAGCATCGCCGATTACGTGAACCGCAAGCTTGAATCGGTGGTGGACGGCAAAGGCACCCTCAAGCTGCAGCAGGGCACGGATGTGGTGCTATACGGCTTCGGCCGCATCGGTCGACTGCTGGCGCGCCTGCTGATCGAGCGCACCGGCAGCGGCAACAAGATGCGCCTGCGCGCCATCGTGGTGCGCAAGGGCAAGGGCCATGACATCGAGAAGCGGGCAAGCCTGTTGCGGCGGGATTCGGTACATGGGCCATTCAACGGCACCATTCATGTACTGGAAGATGCCAACGCTCTGATCGTCAACGGTAATTTCATACAGATCATCTATGCCGATGCGCCTGACACCATCGACTACACCGAGTACGGCATCGACAACGCCCTGATCGTGGACAACACCGGCAAATGGCGGGATGAAGAAGGCCTGGGACTCCACCTCAAGTCCAAGGGTGTATCCAAGGTCTTGCTGACCGCACCAGGCAAGGGTGAACTGCCCAACATCGTCTATGGCGTGAATCACGACGCCATCGCGTCAGACACCAAGATCGTCTCCGCGGCGAGTTGCACCACCAACGCCATCGTCCCGGTTCTGAAGGTGCTGAATGACGAATTCGGCATCGAGCACGGCCATGTGGAAACCGTGCACTCCTACACCAACGACCAGAACCTGATCGACAACTACCACCCCGGAGCCCGGCGCGGCCGCAGTGCCGCACTGAACATGGTGCTCACGGAGACGGGCGCCGCCAAGGCCGTGGCCAAGGCCCTGCCCGAACTCAAGGGCAAGCTCACAGGCAATGCCATCCGCGTTCCTACACCCAATGTATCGCTGGCGGTGCTCAATCTCACCCTCGGGCGGGAGACCAGCAAGGAAGCGATGAACGATCACCTGCGGGAGATGGCGTTGAATTCCGACCTGCAGGAGCAGATCGACTTTACGGCCTCAACCGAAATTGTCTCTACCGATCTGGTGGGCTCGCGGCATGCCGGCGTGGTGGATTCTGCCTCCACCATCGTCAGCGGCAACAAGTGCGTGCTTTATGTCTGGTATGACAACGAGTTCGGCTACAGCTGCCAGGTGATTCGCGTCATGCAGGAGATGGCCGGGCTGCACTTCCCGCAGCTGCCGTAG
- a CDS encoding SRPBCC family protein, protein MRRELFADVTIAARPDEVWHVLVDLSSWPRWNPVVREVDGQLETGHMLSLTVEEGGRSRRLQAECMRVLPAQELSWLRRWHVPGLLDSEERLVLEEVEEGATRLLVRQRLSGILLPFLWRRLRPRLGRAGWQVAKAVKAAAEQ, encoded by the coding sequence ATGCGACGGGAGTTGTTTGCGGATGTGACGATTGCTGCGCGGCCGGATGAGGTCTGGCATGTGCTGGTGGATCTGTCCAGCTGGCCGCGTTGGAATCCAGTGGTCCGGGAAGTGGACGGACAGTTGGAAACCGGCCACATGTTGTCGCTGACGGTGGAAGAGGGTGGCCGCTCCCGACGCCTGCAGGCGGAGTGCATGCGGGTGTTGCCGGCGCAGGAGCTCAGCTGGTTACGGCGTTGGCATGTGCCGGGCCTGCTGGACAGCGAAGAGCGTCTGGTGCTGGAAGAGGTCGAGGAAGGCGCTACCCGCCTGCTGGTGCGGCAGCGGTTGAGTGGCATCCTGCTGCCGTTCCTGTGGCGCAGACTGCGACCGCGACTCGGCCGCGCTGGCTGGCAGGTGGCGAAGGCGGTGAAGGCCGCTGCCGAGCAGTGA